From the Bacillus sp. FJAT-22090 genome, the window GTGATGTTGCAAACGCTATATTAGACGGCACAGATGCGATTATGCTTTCTGGTGAAACCGCAGCTGGTCTATACCCGGTAGAATCAGTTCAAACAATGGATAAAATAGCTAAAAGAACTGAAAATGCAATTGACTATCGTTCGATTGTTACTAAACTAAGTAAAGGACGAGAAGTAAACTTAACGGATGCAATTGGTCAAGCAGTGGCACATACTGCTATTAACTTAAAAGTAAAAGCGGTAATTGCACCGACTGAGAGTGGACACACAGCTAAAATGATTTCAAAATTTAGACCAGGTGTGCCTATTATTGCAGTAACATCGTCTACTCAGCCTTCTAGAAAGTTAACACTCGTTTGGGGTGTTTATCCGATAGTTGGTAAGAAGGCATATTCAACTGATGAGGTTTTAGAGGTGGCAGTGGAAGAAAGTATTCTTCATCATTATGTAACGCATGGTGATTTAGTAGTAATTACTGCTGGTGTACCGGTTGGAGAAGCAGGAACAACTAACTTGATGAAAGTTCATGTTATTGGAGATATGGTTGCTAAAGGACAAGGGATTGGCAAACTAACTGCTTATGGAAAAGCGGTTGTCGTGAACAATTCAAGAGAGTTATTAGGTCAAGATACATCTAATAGCATTATTGTAACAATTGGTTCTGATCGTGAAATGATTCCTGCGATCGAGAACTGTAAGGGACTTATTACAGAAGAAGGTGGCTTAACAAGCCATGCTGCTGTAGTTGGGTTAAGTCTAGGAATTCCTGTTATTGTTGGAGTTAATAATGCAACAAAATTAATCAAAAATGGACAAGAGCTTACGATAGACGCAGAAAGTGGAGTTATTTATCACGGAAAAGCAAGTATCATTTAAATTGTCTACAGATAATATTTAAAATTGCCTCACCATAATTGGTGGGGCAATCATTCTATATAGAAGGTGAATATATGAAATGGATCATTGGATTGCTTATCATCATTCCAGCAATAGAATTATATATATTACTTTTGTCTGGTAAATCAATTGGTGTAGGTTTTACAATTCTGCTTATACTAGCAACAGGAATTGCTGGTGCTTTTTTAGCAAAAAAACAAGGGATGAAAGCGTACCGAGAAGTTTCCGATAGCATTAAAAACCGTCAAGCACCGGGAGATGCGGCTATTAATGGACTGTGTGTATTTGTTGGTTCTATTTTAGTTATCCTACCAGGTTTTATTTCTGACATTCTTGGATTTTTACTTTTGATTGGTCCAACAAGAAAGTTATTCAAACCAATAATTTATAAGTGGATTCGGAAAAAAATGAAAAATGGTCAAGTAATTGTTATGAAGTCCTCGTGAGACCGCTCCATCTGGTTGCAAGCAAATATATAAAAGGACTAAATAAAATTCCGATAAACCCAAATATTAAAATGGCTGCCGCGCTAAGAAAGAATACGTGGACAGCCTTTATTTGCATAGAGGAAGACCATAACATGGACTCTACGATATGCCGTGTTAACTGGACAAATAAATATAAAAGCAAAATAATGAGCCCAAACGTATGTTGTTCCAATAAGAAAAAGTAAATACTAAGAGGAATTAAAATTATGCCAATGCCTAAAAAAGGAAGACTATCAACCAAGGAAATAAGAAATGCATATTTAAATGGTTGTTGAAAGCCTAATACAACAAATCCAATTGATAAAAGGAAGAAAGTTAAAATATATAGCTTTAAACCTACAGAAATAAAATTATTCATCACAACTGAAACCTTCACTAATACCCTTTCACAAAGTCCTCTAGCCTTTTTTGGAAAATAAACAAGAAACCAATGACGGTCTTTCCCAGATTCATATAATGAAAAAAAGAGTGCAATGATAAAGAGAAACAACTCAAAAAAATAAGAAGGCAAGTGAGTGAGGTAGATTAAAAGCTCATTCATAAATTTATTTAATAATGTTTGAAATTTCCCTTCAAACATTAAAAAGATAGGATGTTTTTGAATTTCTACTACTGGTAACTTCACAATATAATCGTGAATTAGCGGAATAAGATCAATGAGTGTTTGTACCAAATATAAAATTAACAATATACAGCCAGATAAAATAAATACTTCTGTTAGAAATACACTAAAGATAATTGGAAGTTTAAACTTCTTATAAAAGAGATTAGTTATTGGAAATAAAAAATATCCTAATATAATTGCTAGAGTTAAAGGATAAGCGATAATCGAAATAAGTATAATTATTCCAATCGGCATCCATTTCCCAAAAAAATCTTCCTTATTTATTTGAAAACCAATCATTTTCATCCAATCTTTTCAAATATTTAGTAGATTAGTAATTATTTTTTTGATAAATTTAAGCGTTTTCATTCACAAATTAGCCAAACTTGATTATAATGAATTAGTAAGCATTGATAAGATACATATTATATTCAGATAAATTCTTATCATCTTTTTTAGGTGATTAATAATTTAATCTGAAAAAGAGGGAGAGATTAAAATGACAACAACTCGTGGATTAGAAGGGGTTGTAGCTACGCAGTCTGCTATCAGTTCAATTATTGATGACACACTAACTTACGTAGGCTATGATATTGATGATTTAGCTGTAAATGCGAGCTTTGAAGAGGTAGTATTCTTACTTTGGAATAAACGTCTACCTAAAGCAAATGAATTGGAAGAATTAAAACAACTACTTGCTAATAACATGGCAGTTCCTCAAGAAGTACTTAACCATTTCAAATCTTATCCAATATCAAAAGTTCACCCAATGTCGGCTCTAAGAACCGCTGTATCTATGTTAGCATTATATGATGATGCTGCTGAGGATATGTCCGAAGAGGCGAACTACTTAAAAGCTATCCAACTTCAAGCTAAACTTCCAACATTAGTTACAGCATTCTCTCGAGTACGTAAAGGACTTGAACCAGTTGCTCCAAAAACAGACTTAGGTTATGCTGCAAACTTCTTGTACATGCTTAATGGCGAACTTCCAGAAGAAATTGAAGTGGAAGCATTCAATAAAGCATTAGTACTTCATGCAGATCATGAACTAAATGCTTCTACCTTTACAGCACGTGTATGTGTTGCGACACTTTCAGATATATATTCAGGTGTAGTAGCAGCAATCGGAGCTCTTAAAGGACCACTACATGGTGGAGCAAACGAACAAGTAATGAAAATGTTAACAGAAATCGGTTCTGTTGATAATGTAGAAAAAGTTATTAATACAAAACTAGAAAACAAAGAAAAAATCATGGGCTTTGGTCACCGAGTTTATAGAAAAGGTGATCCACGTGCGAAACATTTACGTGAAATGTCTCAAAAATTAACTGCTCTTCGTGGTGAGTCAAAATGGTACGACATGTCTGTAAAAATCGAAGAAATCGTTACTGGTCAAAAGAATTTACCACCTAACGTAGATTTCTATTCAGCATCCGTATATCATTCTCTTAATATCGATCACGATTTATTTACTCCAATTTTTGCTGTTTCTCGTGTTTCTGGGTGGACTGCTCATATTTTAGAGCAATATTCAGATAACCGTCTAATTCGCCCACGTGCTGAATATGTAGGACCTGGAATGCAAAAATATGTACCAATCGATGAAAGATAATGAAAAATAATAGCGTTTCATGATAAAATTAGGGCTGAACACATTTGTGTTTATAGCCCTATGATTATGATAGTAGGAGGAAATATAAAATGACAACTGGCAAAATCACAGTAGAAAACGGTGTACTTAACGTACCAAACACAGCAATAATCCCTTTTATTGAAGGTGATGGAACAGGTCCAGATATTTGGGCTGCAGCATCAAGAGTTTTAGAAGCATCTGTAGAAAAAGCATACAATGGCGAGAAAAAAATTGAGTGGAAAGAGGTTCTTGCTGGTCAAAAAGCATTCGATCAAACGGGTGAATGGTTACCTCAAGAAACTTTAGATGTTATCAATGAATATTTAATTGCGATCAAAGGACCACTTACTACACCAATCGGTGGTGGTATTCGTTCTTTAAACGTTGCTCTACGTCAAGAACTGGATCTATATACTTGTCTTCGTCCTGTTCGTTATTTCACTGGAGTACCTTCACCAGTTAAACGTCCAGAAGATACAGATATGGTAATCTTCCGTGAAAACACAGAAGATATCTATGCTGGTATCGAGTATGCAAAAGGAACTGATAACGCAAAAAAACTAATTGAATTCTTGCAAACAGAATTTGGTGTTAAAAATATTCGTTTCCCTGAGACTTCTGGTATCGGCATCAAACCTATTTCAGAAGAAGGAACTAAACGTTTAGTTCGCGCTGCTTTAAACTATATTATTAAAGAAGGTCGTACTTCTTTAACACTTGTGCACAAAGGGAACATTATGAAGTTCACAGAAGGCGCATTTAAAAACTGGGGTTATGAAGTTGCTGAACAAGAATTTGGCGATAAAGTATTTACTTGGAATCAATATGACAAAATTAAAGAAGAGCAAGGAACAGAAGCTGCTGATAAAGCACAATCTGATGCACTTGCATCTGGTAAAATCTTAGTGAAGGATTCAATTGCTGATATCTTCTTACAACAGATTTTAACTCGTCCAAAAGAGTTCGATGTAGTTGCTACAATGAATTTAAATGGAGATTATATTTCTGATGCACTTGCTGCTCAGGTTGGTGGTATTGGTATTGCTCCTGGTGCTAATATTAACTACGTGTCTGGACATGCTATTTTCGAAGCAACTCACGGAACTGCTCCTAAATATGCTGGTTTAGATAAAGTTAACCCATCATCGGTTATCCTTTCTGGTGTGTTAATGCTTGAACATTTAGGTTGGAATGAAGCTGCTAAACTAATCATGGATTCAATGGAAAAAACTATTGCTTCTAAAGTAGTTACTTATGACTTTGCTCGTCTTATGGATGGAGCAACAGAAGTAAAATGTTCTGAATTCGCGGATGAACTAATTAAAAATATGTAAGATTTTACGAAATTGGGTTTACCGGGGGAGGATTTTCCTTCCCTTTACATATGATTAAAAGGAGAGTTTTCAATGACATTAAAACGTAATAAGATCTCAGTTATTGGTGGCGGCTTTACAGGTGCTACAACTGCATTCTTGCTTGCACAGAAAGAACTTGGAGATATTGTTTTAGTTGACATTCCTCAAGCTGAAAATCCAACAAAAGGGAAAGCTTTAGACATGGCTGAAGCGGCTCCTGTTCAAGGTTTTGATGCTAAAATTGTTGGTACTTCAAACTATGAGGATACAAAAGACTCTGACTTAGTAATTATCACAGCTGGTATTGCACGTAAACCCGGTATGAGCCGTGATGATTTAGTTCAAACAAACCAAAAAGTAATGAAAGCAGTAACAGGTGAGATTGTTAAATATTCACCGAATACAACGATCATTGTATTAACAAACCCAGTAGATGCTATGACATATACTGTATATAAAGAATCAGGTCTTCCAAAAGAACGTGTAATCGGGCAATCTGGCGTGCTGGATACGGCTCGTTTCCGTACATTTGTAGCAGAAGAATTAAATCTTTCTGTTAAAGATGTAACTGGTTTCGTACTAGGTGGACATGGCGATGATATGGTTCCTTTAGTTAGATATTCTTATGCAGGTGGTATTCCATTAGAAACACTAATCGATGCTGCTCGTTTGGAAGAAATCGTGGATCGTACTCGTAAAGGCGGGGCTGAAATTGTTAACCTGCTTGGTAATGGTTCTGCTTACTATGCCCCAGCTGCATCATTAGTCGAAATGGCCGAAGCGATTCTGAAAGATCAAAAACGTGTTTTACCATCTATCGCGTATTTAGAAGGCGAGTATGGTATGGACGGAATTTATCTTGGAGTTCCAACGGTATTAGGTGCTAGTGGTATTGAAAAAATTATTGAGCTTGAATTAACTGAAGATGAGAAAGCTTTATTAAACAAATCAGCTGAATCAGTTAAAGCAGTTATGAACATACTAGCTTAATTTTGTATCAAAGAAATCGAGTGGGAAACCTACTCGATTTTTTTTATGCGATAATAAAGGACTTGTATATAGCACTTTGCTTCTCATCAGTTCCAAAATTTCCCTGAAGAGCTAGACTGATAATTGATTTTTCATGATTGATAGGAAATAACTTAAGGTATCTTAGGCATTAATCTAACTTAGGCAAAATTAATAACCCTATAATAAAGTATTTTACTCGGTGGTTGTCATGTTATTTGCTGATTTAAGAAAAATAGTAAGCACAAATCTAATAGAATGAAATATAGCTCCCGAAATTGAATCTTCGGGAGCTAACTTAATGAATAGGACAGTGTCAATTCTCTCATTTTCCAAACAATCATAATCCAGTTCTCAAAAGTTGAAGGAGGGCGACGGACAGACGACAGCCACCAAATTACCAAAAAAGGAGAGGAGGGTCGTGATAGTAGTCACGACCCTCCTCTCCTAAAAATTATTCGGTAATGTAATTGCGACAGTCCTGTCTATAGCACTCCGGAAACGATTGTAACTGGTCTTACTTTTAAAAATCACGACGGTTTTCTTATTATTTTAGTATAGAATATCCTAGTTATTAGGTCCTTTATTTCTAATACATAGAGGCGCTTGCGCTTATCTTATACTTATTGTTAAGATAGAGGTAGTATACGGATTGGGGGAGACGTATTGTTATTAGGGAAAACGCGCAAAATAGGTAGAAGAATAGAAGAGATCACTATTGGTGAGAAATTAACTATAACTGAGAAGATGGACGATAAAGATTTGCTTTTATATTTAGGGTTAACAAATGATAGTAATCCATTATATATACAGCATGATTTTGCATCTCAATCGGTCTATGAGAAACCAATTGTTCCGCCAATTATGCTCACAGGAGTAATTACTTCTGCAATTTCCAAATACTTACCTGGACCAGGTTCTTATTTAAAAAGACAATCATTAGCATTTCCTATACCAACCTATCATTATTCTGTTATTGATTTTACTTTCGAGGTTAAAGAAGTACATATGAATACAAACGAAATAGTAATTCAAGTAATTGCTCAAAATGAGGATGAACAAATAGTAGTGGAAGGGATTTTCCATGTTTCTCCACAACTCTTGGTCAATTGATTTGGAATGGGGGTTTCAAATCAACTTGGAGGCGAAAAAATGAAAAGAGTATTAGTCGTTGATGATGAAAGTTCAATCGTAACATTATTAAAATATAATTTAGAAGAAGCTGGTTTTGAAGTAATTACAGCGATGGATGGCTTAGAGGGCTTAAATCTTGCAATGAATGAACATCCTGATGTTATTGTGTTAGACTGGATGCTACCATATAAGGATGGTATGGAAATCTGTAAAGAGCTTCGCATCAGTAAAATACAAACACCTATAATCATGCTAACAGCAAAAGATGAAGAATTTGATAAAGTTCTTGGTTTAGAATTAGGTGCTGACGACTATATGACAAAACCTTTTAGTCCAAGAGAAGTTACCGCACGAGTAAAAGCGATGATTCGACGCTCAGGTATGGCTAGCGATGCAGCTAATACAGAACCTAAACATACTGAGGAATCATATGTTTTTGGTCCTCTACAAGTATTTCCTGAGCGATTTGAGGTTTTATTAAGCAATGAACCAATTGAATTCACACCGAAAGAATTTGAGCTACTTGTTTATTTAATTGAAAACAAAAATAGAGTCTTAACTCGAGATCAACTTTTAAGTGCAGTATGGAATTATGATTTTGCTGGGGATACTCGAATTGTAGATGTTCATATTAGTCACTTAAGAGACAAAATTGAAGAAAATAGTAGAAAGCCGATTTATATTAAAACAATAAGAGGTCTTGGGTATAAATTTGAGGAGCCAAAGACTAAATGAAAACCTATCAATCACGAATTTTGAGAACTTATTCTATATTAATTGGGGTAATCTTAGCTGGACTAGGCATCGTTCTTGGTCAGCTTTTTCCTATTTTCGTGGACCATTCTGCAAATAAGATAGTGGACTCAAAAATAGAGTCTGTTTCAACTTTTTTAGAAACGACAGAACTTTCAAAAGATGAACAAGTGAAAATTAATCAGTTAATTTCTTCTGAGCTCAAAGGGGAGAACTTAGTTGAGGAGCAATCGCTTTGGTTATTTTTGTTCTTTACTTTACTAGCAGCGTTTCTTATTGCATTATTTCTTGGAGCTAGTATATTTAGAAAATATGCTCAACCGATTGAACATTTGACAGAGACAGCTATGGAACTTGCCCGAGGAAACTATCGGATTAGAGCATTCGAAGATGACTTTTCAGGTATGTCGAAATTAAGTAATTCTCTCAATATTCTCGCACGTAATTTACATGATATTTCTGTTATGCGGGAAACAGAAAAAGAGCGTTTAAAAACGTTAATAGAAAATATGGGCAGTGCATTAATTATGATTGATCGAAATGGATTAATTACGATAGTTAATCGCTCATTTCTACAACAATTACAAATTTCCTTAGATAATGTAGATGGAAAGCTTTTTCGTAAAATTGGCTTGCCTGAAAAAATAGAAGAGTTTATAGATAAGCTTTTTCTGACAGAGTCCTCGAGTCGTGAACAAATTCAAATCAAGCGTGATCTTCATACTTATTACATGGATGCATATGGTGCACCAGTTATAGGAGAACACGGTAGATGGCTTGGAATAGTCGTTGTTATGCACGATATTACTGAGCTTATTAAATTGGAACAAATCCGCAAAGATTTTGTTGCCAATGTTTCACATGAATTAAAGACACCTGTTACATCTATAAAAGGATTCTCAGAAACTCTATTATTTGGAGCTTACAAAAACGAAGAAACATTACTTTCTTTTCTAGAAATTATCCATAAAGAAAGTAATCGATTACAAATGTTAATTAACGATTTACTGGATTTATCTAAAGTAGAGCAAGTTGGGTATGAAATATCCTTAAAGAAAGTCAGGCTAACAGATATTTTAGAGCGTGGTCTTGAAATGACCGCACACTTAGTAGAAGAAAAAGATATGAAACTAGAAACGACGGTAGATGATTCTGTCCATGTTTTAGGGGATATGAATCGTCTCATACAAATAATGATGAATTTACTTGCAAATGGGATTACGTATTCTCCAGAGAATACGACGGTTCGTGTAAATATATTCAAAAATGAACAGTATGGGATCTTTCAAATACAAGATGAAGGCATAGGTATAAGCAAGTCAGAGATAAATAGAATCTTTGAACGTTTTTACCGTGTGGATCGAGCTCGGAGTAGAAATTCGGGTGGGACAGGTCTAGGGCTAGCAATAGTTAAACATCTCGTAGAAGCACACCATGGATTAATAAAAGTAGAAAGTGAAGTAGGAAAAGGTACAACATTTACTGTATATATTCCTATTGCTAAAAGTTAACGGAGGTTTTTATGAACAATCAACCCTTTATTCCAATTATTATCGGCACAGACATAAATGCATATAACATGGCGATTTCCTTTCATGAAGAATACAATATAAAGCCAATTTTAGTTGGTAAGGAAGAAATGTCATTTACAAAGTGGAGTAATATTATTGAACATACTGAAATTCACTCTAATCTTTGGGACAAATCAGCGTTTGTCGCAGTTTTAACTCAAGTTGCTGAAAAGTATAATACACCTGGAAAACAATTGCTTCTCATTGGAACGAACGATTTCTATGTGCGATTGATTATTGAACATGCAGATGCATTGAAAAAGATGTATGTCTTTAACTACATGTCAGAAGAACTGATGAATAATCTACTTGTTAAGTCCAACTTTTATAAGCTTTGTGAAGAACATGGTATTGATACTCCAAAAACATATTATTATTCATGCTTGAAAAAGGAAGCTTTCACAGAAGAAGTATTATTCCCTTTAATTATCAAACCAAGTAATGGAGTTCAATATTACAAGAACAAATTCGAGGGACAACAAAAGGTATATAGAGTTGAAAATAGAGAAGAGCTTAACACTGTAATTAACCAAGTTAATGCTAGTGGATATGAAGAGGATCTAATTATTCAGGATTATATTCCTGGAGATGATACTTATATGTGGGATTCCGTTATTTATATTAGTTCGAATGGGAAAGCTCAATTAAGTACATTTGCACAGGTTGTTTTACAAGAACATACAGTTACTGCAATTGGTAACTATACAGCTCTTATTACAAGATATAACGAGGAAATAATGAAAAAATTGCAATACTTCTTAGAAGCTGTTGGTTATGTTGGGTTTGCAAACTTTGATCTAAAATATGATGAGCGAGATGGTAAGTTTAAGGTATTTGAAGTGAATATTAGACAAGGCCGTTCCAGCTATTATACTACAGCTCTGGGACATAATATGGCTCGCTATTTTGTTGATGACGTCATCTATAAAAAGGAAAAGCCTCTAACATTATTAAATGAGCATTATTTATTTACAGTTGTACCTAAAATAGTTCTGAGAAAATTTGTAGAGAATAAAGAAATTAAACAAGAAGTAGAGCAACTTTTAAGAGAAGGGAAATGGGGGAATCCATTATTTTATAAGAAAGATACCCATTTAACACGAAAACTATTTCTAATTGCTCGACAGTTTAATTATTATAAAAAGTATAAAAATAATAATTGGTGAATGAAAATTTACAGTATATTCACAATGTATTTACAATCGTCTGCTACATTTAAATAGACCCCTTTTCCAAATGATTTACCTAAAAAAGCTAGCCTAGTGCTAGCTTTTTTACTGTCTAAATAAGTATTAACATAGCTACTAAATAATTTAGAATGCGAGGGTTGTGACCTTATTCATGCCACTCGCATATTTTGAGAATTGTGTAGGGACGTAACGTATAGGGAGAACTACCCTTTTGTTTATTTATTTTTGAAACCTATTACACTGTTGTTCCGTAAATGAGTTATACATAGAAAGGGGAAAAGATATGAGCACAAAGAGATTAATTTCTATTATCCTAGTTTCATTCATTGGAATCATTTTATTATCTGCTATCTTTACGTCTTGGTATACCGTAGATGAATCAGAACAAGCAATCGTTATAACATTTGGTGAAGCAAGCGACCCTATTACAGAATCAGGTCTAAAATTTAAGATGCCTTGGCCTATTCAAAAAGTTGAAAAGTTATCAAAAGAAACTTTTAGTCTTCAATTTGGTTATAAGCAGACACCGGATGGAGAGGTAACATCTTTTGATAAAGATACTAAAATGATTACAGGGGATGACAATATCGTACTAACTGATTTAGTCGTTCAATGGAAAATCACAGATCCAAAAGCTTATTTATTCAACTCAGAAAGTCCACAAGATCTTTTACATGACGCAACTTCGGCCTCCATTCGTTCCGTTATTGGTAACTCTAAAATTGATGATGCTTTAACTTCAGGAAAAGCACAAATTGAGGCGGATACGATAGAATTACTTGGTTCATTAATCGATAAGTATGATATAGGTATCACCGTATTAACAGTGAAGCTACAAGATGTGGAGCTTCCAAATGCCGAAGTTCGTTCAGCGTTTACTGCTGTAACAGATGCCGAAGAAACAAAAAACACAAAGGTGAACCAAGCGGAAAAATATGAAAACCAACAAATGAGTGAAGCTGTCGGGGAAAAGGATGCAATTATTTCCAATGCAAATGGTTATAAAACTGCTCGTATCGAGCAAGCACTCGGAGATGTGGCATTATTCGATAAGTTATATGCAGAATACCAAAACAACAAAGAGATTACGAAGCAACGACTTGTAATGGAGACATTAGAAGCGGTTCTACCAAATGCAAAAATTTATATTATGAACGATGAAGGCGGTACGATGAAGTACTTACCACTTCAATCGTTAGAGTCAACTAAACAAACAACGCCTCCACCAGCAACTGATACGGAAACAAAAACAGAAGAAGGGAGCGGACAATAATGGCAGACAATAATAATCCATTTGCAAATTTAGAAGCAAAATTTAAAGCGATGGAAAATAAACCAAAGAAAGAAAAAGCGCCAAAGAAAGAAAAGACACCGATAGATTTTAAAAAGCATATGAAATCTTTTATCGCTATTTTCATCATGTTTGTCGTTTTTGTCATTGCTCTTGCAAATATTTATGTTGTAAAAGAAGGCGAATATAAAGTAATTCGTCAGTTTGGTGAAATAAAAGACGTAAAAGATACACCAGGATTGCATATGAAAATACCATTTATCCAAAGTGTAACAACTATCCCTAGATATCAAATGAACTATAAACTTTCAGAGGCAGAGATCAACACAAAAGATAAGCGCAGAATCATAATAGATAATTACGCTGTATGGCGAGTAGTCAATGCAAAAGAAATGATAACAAGCGCAGGCAGCTTAGTAAATGCAGGCTCTCGTATGGAAGAGTTTATCTACTCTGTAGTGCGTTCAGAACTTGGTCAATTAGAGTATAGTGAAATCATCAATGATGAAAATTCATCTCGAGGCAGCTTAAATGACCGAATCACCACACAGGTGAATGAATTACTTAAAAAAGATAAATATGGTATTGAAGTAGTCGATGTCCGTATTAAACGTACTGATCTACCACAAGAAAACGAGCAATCCGTATATAATGAAATGATTTCGGAAAGACAAAGTATCGCACAAAAGTTTTTATCAACTGGAGACGCTGATAAACGCCGTATTGAAGCGGAAACAGATCGTGAAGTAAGAGTGATGCTAGCAACTGCAAAAAAAGAAGCGGCAATTATTCAAGCTGAAGGTGAAGCAGAAGCAGCAAAAATATACAACCAATCATTCTCAAAAGATCCTGAGTTCTACTCGCTTTATAGAACATTAGAATCCTACAAAAAAACAATTGGGGAAGATACGATGATAATCATTCCATCTGATTCTCCTTATGCTAAAATTCTCTCTGGATATTTAGAGTAGTATGAATCGTCATTCCCCTTACTCACGTGGTAAGATATAGGGAATGACGGTTTTATTTATTTTATTTGAGCAAAACACCTGCTGAATATCGGAGTACTTTGGCAAATGCCGCCATGTCCTACGGCAGAGCCTTGTGACAAACATCTTCATTGCCTAAAGTATTTGGCGATGTCAGTAGTTTAAGAAAGCTCAAAGCATAATCTAGAATCAAATAAGCCAAGGAGAATTTGATTCACTGTTCAGCTTCAGGCTGCTCACTTATTACATATTTGAAGGAGTGAACTTAATGTCATCCGAAAAAGTTCTTTTATTAGATGGAAATAGTCTCGCATACCGAGCGTTTTTTGCACTACCTTTATTATCGAATGAACATGGAATTCATACAAATGCAGTTTATGGTTTTACATTAATGCTACAAAAAATTATGGAAGAAGAAAATCCGACTCATATGCTCGTTGCATTTGACGCTGGGAAAACAACTTTCAGACATTCCACTTTTGGAGAATATAAAGGTGGAAGACAAAAAACTCCACCAGAACTTTCCGAGCAATTCCCATATGTTCGCAAACTAATTGATGCATATGGAATTAAAAGATATGAGCTTGAAATGTACGAAGCAGATGATATCATCGGTACTCTTTGTAAGCAAGCGGAAGAGAAGGGACAACAAGTAATTGTTGTTTCAGGAGATAAAGATTTAACTCAACTTGCTACAGAAAATACAACGGTCTATATCACTCGAAAGGGTATTACGGATATTGAAAAATATACACCGACGCATGTTAAAGATAAATATGGTTTAACTCCTCTGCAAATCATCGATATGAAAGGTCTGATGGGGGATGCTTCGGATAATATACCTGGTGTACCTGGTGTAGGTGAAAAGACTGCAATTAAATTATTAAAAGAGCATGGTTCTGTTGAAAATTTATATCAAGCATTAGATACTGTAAGCGGTGCGAAGCTGAAAGAAAAACTAATGG encodes:
- a CDS encoding response regulator transcription factor, yielding MKRVLVVDDESSIVTLLKYNLEEAGFEVITAMDGLEGLNLAMNEHPDVIVLDWMLPYKDGMEICKELRISKIQTPIIMLTAKDEEFDKVLGLELGADDYMTKPFSPREVTARVKAMIRRSGMASDAANTEPKHTEESYVFGPLQVFPERFEVLLSNEPIEFTPKEFELLVYLIENKNRVLTRDQLLSAVWNYDFAGDTRIVDVHISHLRDKIEENSRKPIYIKTIRGLGYKFEEPKTK
- the pnpS gene encoding two-component system histidine kinase PnpS — encoded protein: MKTYQSRILRTYSILIGVILAGLGIVLGQLFPIFVDHSANKIVDSKIESVSTFLETTELSKDEQVKINQLISSELKGENLVEEQSLWLFLFFTLLAAFLIALFLGASIFRKYAQPIEHLTETAMELARGNYRIRAFEDDFSGMSKLSNSLNILARNLHDISVMRETEKERLKTLIENMGSALIMIDRNGLITIVNRSFLQQLQISLDNVDGKLFRKIGLPEKIEEFIDKLFLTESSSREQIQIKRDLHTYYMDAYGAPVIGEHGRWLGIVVVMHDITELIKLEQIRKDFVANVSHELKTPVTSIKGFSETLLFGAYKNEETLLSFLEIIHKESNRLQMLINDLLDLSKVEQVGYEISLKKVRLTDILERGLEMTAHLVEEKDMKLETTVDDSVHVLGDMNRLIQIMMNLLANGITYSPENTTVRVNIFKNEQYGIFQIQDEGIGISKSEINRIFERFYRVDRARSRNSGGTGLGLAIVKHLVEAHHGLIKVESEVGKGTTFTVYIPIAKS
- a CDS encoding carboxylate--amine ligase; the protein is MNNQPFIPIIIGTDINAYNMAISFHEEYNIKPILVGKEEMSFTKWSNIIEHTEIHSNLWDKSAFVAVLTQVAEKYNTPGKQLLLIGTNDFYVRLIIEHADALKKMYVFNYMSEELMNNLLVKSNFYKLCEEHGIDTPKTYYYSCLKKEAFTEEVLFPLIIKPSNGVQYYKNKFEGQQKVYRVENREELNTVINQVNASGYEEDLIIQDYIPGDDTYMWDSVIYISSNGKAQLSTFAQVVLQEHTVTAIGNYTALITRYNEEIMKKLQYFLEAVGYVGFANFDLKYDERDGKFKVFEVNIRQGRSSYYTTALGHNMARYFVDDVIYKKEKPLTLLNEHYLFTVVPKIVLRKFVENKEIKQEVEQLLREGKWGNPLFYKKDTHLTRKLFLIARQFNYYKKYKNNNW
- the hflK gene encoding FtsH protease activity modulator HflK; translation: MSTKRLISIILVSFIGIILLSAIFTSWYTVDESEQAIVITFGEASDPITESGLKFKMPWPIQKVEKLSKETFSLQFGYKQTPDGEVTSFDKDTKMITGDDNIVLTDLVVQWKITDPKAYLFNSESPQDLLHDATSASIRSVIGNSKIDDALTSGKAQIEADTIELLGSLIDKYDIGITVLTVKLQDVELPNAEVRSAFTAVTDAEETKNTKVNQAEKYENQQMSEAVGEKDAIISNANGYKTARIEQALGDVALFDKLYAEYQNNKEITKQRLVMETLEAVLPNAKIYIMNDEGGTMKYLPLQSLESTKQTTPPPATDTETKTEEGSGQ
- the hflC gene encoding protease modulator HflC — encoded protein: MADNNNPFANLEAKFKAMENKPKKEKAPKKEKTPIDFKKHMKSFIAIFIMFVVFVIALANIYVVKEGEYKVIRQFGEIKDVKDTPGLHMKIPFIQSVTTIPRYQMNYKLSEAEINTKDKRRIIIDNYAVWRVVNAKEMITSAGSLVNAGSRMEEFIYSVVRSELGQLEYSEIINDENSSRGSLNDRITTQVNELLKKDKYGIEVVDVRIKRTDLPQENEQSVYNEMISERQSIAQKFLSTGDADKRRIEAETDREVRVMLATAKKEAAIIQAEGEAEAAKIYNQSFSKDPEFYSLYRTLESYKKTIGEDTMIIIPSDSPYAKILSGYLE